GTGTATCACCAATAGGCACAGTTAGGTAAGGTAAGTAGAAAACCGGTACGCGCTGTATTTCAAAACGTGGATTAAAAAATGTGGCTTCTTCTTCGTTTTGGTCGATTTCAATACTGGACGCTTTCATTTGCCAAGAGTTGTCACCCTCAGGGCAAGAAGTAATCGAACCATCTTCAATTTCGTACATCGCTTTACCAGTTTTGGAGACATAAACCGCCTCACCACGCCCTGGCTCACATAAGAATTGATACTTGGTATTGTTCAGCTCAACATACTCGGTGTTTAGGTTGTTGACTGCTTTGTCAGAAACAGTTTTTACCGCGCCATCGCTGAATACAACGTTGCCTTCAGCCACCACAACGTTATCTTGTTGGTGCAAAGTGACACTATCAGCCTTCATGCGCTTTTTGCCTTGTACCACAACGACATTACCGCTATAAGTGGCTTTGTCACCGTTGACACCTTCAAGGCTGTCAGCTTCAACCGTAATTGGCTGCTGATTTGGATTTTCTGCTTCTGGTTGGTCGATCAAGCATTGATCTATAGCGGGCAGTTCCTGCACACTAGCGTCTACTACGGTTTCATTTGCTTGAATCTGAGGCGCAAAAAACGCAGCACTGATTGAAGCGGCTAGTAACGTACGTGGAAAACGTGACATCGAGTTTTACTATCCTGTTGAACTTGATAAATTCGGTGAATAGACAACCGAACAAAGAAAAAACGGTCTTTATCATAAAGGAATTTAAACCATCCGGCACTATCAGACCGCGTAACGATGATAAAATTCATAGATTGAGAGCACATAATGCATATTTTTGGCAAAATTCTCGGTACTTTTTTTGGCTTTCTGTTTGGTGGGCTGTTTGGCGCACTATTTGGTCTTTTCCTTGGCCATCAGTTCGATAAAGCTCGTCGGCTTAGCCAAGCTGGTTTTAACTCCTCGCCTTTTAGTCATGGTCCTAGTCAGGCTCAGAAACAAGATGAGTTCTTCAAAGCTGCATTCGCAGTCATGGGGCATCTAGCTAAAGCTAAAGGTCAAGTGACGCCTGAAGAGATCCAGTTAGCGAGTGCGATGATGGATCGAATGAACTTACATGGTGAGCAACGTAAAGCCGCGCAGGATGCCTTTCGAGAGGGTAAATCAGCCGACTTTCCGCTCGATTCAGTGCTTGAACGCGTCAAAATTTCATCCGGCGGACGTTTTGATTTACTGCAGTTTTTTTTAGAGCTACAGATTTCAGCAGCGTTTGCCGATGGTGAAATTCATCCAAGTGAGCGCGATTTATTGCATCGTGTCGCTCAGCGATTAGGTTTTTCTGCGCAGCAATTGGAACAGCGCCTGCGTATGCAAGAAGCGGCCTTTCGTTTTCAACGAGGTGGTTTTGGCGCTCATGGGGGCGGTCAGCAGCAATCAGGCCAGTGGCAACAAGCTTCTTCTGCCAGCCAACTGAGTGATGCTTATAAAGTACTGGGGGTCGATGAAGATGCCGATGCTAAAACCGTTAAGCGTGCTCACCGTAAACTGATGAATGAACACCATCCAGATAAGCTAATGGCGAAAGGTTTACCACCAGAGATGATGAACGTGGCGAAAGAAAAATCACAAGAGATTCAAAATGCTTACGATTTGATCAAAAAGGTGAAAGGCTTTAAATAGCTGATGGCATGAACGCTAAGGTTAAAAAGGCGAGCTGGATGCTCGCCTTTATTTTGGATGCTATTTACGTATAGCAATCGCTTCAATTTCAATGCCGACATCTTTTGGTAGACGAGCGACTTCGACACAAGAACGAGCAGGGTAGTGAGTCACATCGTGTTCGTCGAAGAAGGCGCCATACACTTCATTAACCGCACCAAAATCATTCAGATCTTTGACAAACACGGTCATTTTCACAATGTCCGCAACACCAAGGCCAGAAGCTTCAACCACGGCTTTTACATTCTCTAAAGATTGGCGAGCTTGCAGGCGGATGTCGGCAGAAACTTCACCTGTAACAGGATTAACCGGGATTTGTCCTGAGGTCATCACCATGTTGCCTAAGTCTACACCTTGAACGTAAGGACCGATTGCGGCAGGTGCCGATTCTGTATGAAGTACTTTTGTCATGTTAATTATCTCATTAAAAAACAAAGGGTTTGAACTACTAGTGTGCCTGTGAATTACCGTACGGTAAAGAGTAAAATACCCCACAATAGTGAGGTATTTTTAAGCAATGTGATGGCGTAGCGAAAATTGGCTTAACGCTCAGTCACGATTTCGCGAGAGAACACTTTTTCACAGTATTTGCACTTTAAACGCACGTCGTGGTTTTTCTCAAACACTTTAAAGCTGCTTTCAACGGGTTCGCCATGAGTAATACAGTTGGTATTTGGGCACGCAAACACATTGTTAACGCGTTCTGGTAACGTCAGTGCAAGCTTTCTAACCACTTGATAATTTTCGATCTGGTTGACTGTCGCATGCGGAGCATACAGGGCAAGTTTGCTTGCTTGCTCTTCACTGATAAAAACATTTTCGATTTTCAGTAAGTCTTTATGCCCCAATGCGGATGACGGCAGGTTTAAGCCAATCGTCACGCGTTGCTTGCTTTTATGCATGCTAAATAGTTTCAGTACTTTAATACCAACTTGAGCGGGAATATGGTCGATGACCGTACCGTTTTTAATTGCTTCAACCTGCAATTGAGTTTCTTTAGCCATAATGATTCTCCCTCGATTACAGTGATTGATTTAAAACTAAAGCTAACAAGGCTTGACGGGCATATACGCCATTTTCAGCTTGTTGGAAGTAGTAAGCATGGGGGGTTTTATCGACATCTGTCGTGATCTCATCAACACGTGGTAGTGGATGTAGCACTTTAAGATTACTGCGAGCTTCTTCCAGCATTGACGCGGTCAAAATATAGGCAGATTTAATGTGGGCATACTCTGACTCATCAAAACGTTCTTTTTGCACGCGTGTCATGTAGAGAATATCCAGTTCTGGAATCACGCTTTCCATATCGGTATGCAAGCTGTATTCAATGCTGGCTTCGTCTAACTCTTCGCAAATATAGTCAGGCATTGCGAGCGCTTCCGGTGCGACAAAGAAGAAACGAACATTGTTGAACTTCGCAAGGGCTTGAGTCAGTGAATGGACGGTACGCCCATACTTTAAGTCACCGACAAAGGCGATATTGATATTGTCTAAGCGACCTTGTGTCTCCGAGATGGTGTATAGGTCTAGTAGAGTTTGTGTCGGGTGCTGGTTGGCCCCATCGCCAGCGTTGATAACGGGTACGCCATTAGAAAACTCAGAAGCTAAGCGCGCGGCTCCCTCGCGCGGGTGGCGCATCACAAACGCATCGACATAGGTAGAAATAACCTGAATAGAGTCTGCTAGGGTTTCGCCTTTGTTCGCCAGCGAGGTATTTCCAGCATTATCAAAACCAATCACATCGCCACCAATGCGTTGAATGGCAGTCTCGAATGAAAGACGAGTACGTGTGGATGGTTCAAAGAAACAGCTTGCTACCACCTTATTTTTTATCAGATTTGGATTGGGTTCAGCTTTAAGCTGGCCGGCGGTTTGAACTATTAACTCGAGCTCTGTACGTGATAGCTCTGGAATCGAAATGATGTGCTTGTTGTAAAGCGTGTTGGTCATAATCGTCATCCCTATCTGACTAGAAAAACTAAAATTTAGGCAATAAAAAAGCCCCCCAATAGGGAGGCTTTAAAAACTGATGGAAAGTGTAAAATAAGCAGCCAGTAAGCTTGCTAGCTCACCGTAAGTAAAGCGCATTGTAGAACACGAATTACGTGGCATTTTTTACAACCTCCAGACAAATTGTCGTGCATTATACGCAGAAGATTGTCGAGCGCAAGCGATTACTTAGCGCTTTTAGAGTGAACAACGTTGCTTTTTAGTTGCCTAGTGTCGCAACCATGACGGCTTTAATCGTATGCATACGGTTTTCCGCTTCATCAAACACAATCGAGTACGGCGATTCAAACACCTCTTCGGTCACCTCTAAGCCTTGTATGCCATATTTTTCTGCGACTTCTTTGCCCACGCTTGTTTCATCATTGTGGAAAGCGGGTAGACAGTGCATAAATTTGACCTGTGGGTTACCCGTTTTGGCGATTACGTCCATATTCACTTGATAAGGTGTCATCAGCGCGACACGCTCATCCCATGCCTCTGGAGCTTCGCCCATCGATACCCACACATCGGTGTATAAAAAGTCGCAGCCTTGCACGCCTTCATCAACACTTTCAGTCAGCGTTATTTTGGCCCCTGTCTGTTTGGCGATAGATTGACAAGTTGTGACCAATTCTTGCTCTGGCCAAAACTGCTGTGGCGCGACGAGGCGAATATCCATCCCCATTTTGGCTGCCCCAACCATCAATGAGTTCCCCATGTTATTGCGCGCGTCACCAAGGTAAGCAAAGCTAATCTCAGACAACTGCTTGCCTTGTCCGTGTTCAAGCATCGTCAGAAAATCAGCCAAAATTTGTGTGGGATGAAACTCATCCGTCAAACCATTCCACACTGGTACACCAGCATGTTCAGCTAACTCTTCGACAATTGGCTGGCCAAACCCACGATATTCGATGCCGTCGTACATACGTCCTAAAACACGTGCGGTGTCTTTCATCGATTCTTTATGGCCAATTTGCGACCCTGAGGGGCCGATATAAGAGACTTGTGCACCTTGATCGAATGCGGCGACTTCAAACGCACAGCGAGTTCGGGTGGAGGCTTTCTCAAAGATCAGTGCGATGTTTTTTCCCTGCAATTTAGGTTGTTCTGTACCTGAGTACTTAGCCATTTTTAGATCGGCAGAAAGATCGAGTAAAAACTGGATCTCTTTTGGTGTGAAGTCGAGTAATTTAACAAAATTACGGTTGCGAAGATTGAACGCCATACTCTAATCCTTGAGTGTGATAAACCATAAAGGTAGTAAAACATAAAAATGGCCTTTTTGTGAATAATTATTTTTAAATAAATGGTGAATTTAATATATAAATTCACCATTGTTAGTTAATTAGTCACCGTTGGGCGTTAGAGATTCTCTTCGGCATATTCTGCAAGGCGGCTGCGAACCACACCATTGAGATGAATGTTGGCACTACCTTCGAAGTTCTTAAAGCGCTCTACCATATACGTTAAACCTGAGGTGACAGGGGTTAAATAGTGAGAGTCTATTTGTGCCAAGTTGCCTGAACAGACGATCTTCGTTCCTTCGCCACATCGAGTAATGATGGTTTTGATTTGTGAAGCCGTTAGGTTTTGACATTCATCCAATAGCACGAAGGCATTCTGAATAGAGCGACCACGCATAAAATTAATCGATTTGAACTGAATGTTGGCTTTGTCACAGATGTATTTTAGGGATCCTTCCGTACAGTGATCATTTTTATGCAGTGCTTCGAGAGTGTCGGTAACCGCCGCTAGCCATGGCAGCATTTTTTCTTCTTCACTGCCGGGTAAAAAACCGATCGATTCGCCAATATCGGGTGTGTTTCGGGTGACGATGATTTTATCAAACATGTTTTTTTCAATGTTTTGCTCCAACGCCGCTGCCAGTGCGAGTAGTGTTTTTCCGCTACCAGCCGCTCCGGTGAGGATCACTAAGTCAATGTCTGGATCAAGCAGGGCATCAAGCGCCATCGCCTGATAGATATTTTTGGGCGTAATATCCCATGCCCGACGATGCATTAGGCGCTCTCGACTGAGATCTTGCAATGTAATCGAGTCAGCATCGACCTGAGCGACTCGCCCGACAAAGTCACTGTCGTCATCAATCACGTATTGATTAAGGTAGGTGGGCTCAAAAGGTTCTCGAGCCAGAGTGTGATAGGTGCGTCCGGCCAGGTTTTTACTTTCAACTTGATCGACATTCGACCAAAAATCCCCTTCAATTTGTTGAAAACCTTTGGTGAGGTACTGCACATCGTCAATTAATTGGTCACTACGATAATCTTCAACAAACCGCACGCCAGCACCTTTCGCGCGTAGACGCATATTGATATCTTTGGTGACTAAAATGACTTCTCGAGGAGCGCGTTTGTTTTGTAAATACAGCGTTGCGTTAAGAATACGGTTGTCACCCGCTTTATCGGCAAACGCTTTGATGGTCTCTTGCAGTTCAAAATCGGCGAGTATCGCGATGTGACCTGTACTTCCCTTGTCGCGACTGATTGGGATACCTTCCGATATCTCATCCGGAGTGGCATCTTTAAATAGGGCTTCTAATGCACGTATCGCAACTCGAGCATCGCGAGCGACATCGCGCTTACTATCTTTAATTCGGTCCAGCTCTTCTAACACTGTCATGGGGATAACCACATCGTGTTCTTGAAAGGAAAAAATGGCGAAAGGTTCGTGAAGTAGAATATTGGTATCGAGAACGAAGAGTTTTCTGTCCGTATCACCCATAAGCGTCTCCTGCCGCTAAGCGGCGCAGTGCTCACTGTTGTGAGGCTGACTAACTGCTTGCTAGCTTAATTGGGACTCAACGCTCTGTTGTCTGACCGAGCGGGAGAGCCAACTAGCAAACCCGTATTGATCGTCTTTTTATACGCATGAGTGGCGCAAAGAGTAAAAATCCATTTCACCCATGCGTTAATAAAAGTATATACCTGATTTTGTTAAAGTTGCATTTGTTAACCTTATTCTCGCTGACTGTAAGTGGGGGCGTTGGTCTGATTTTTCGGCGCAAATAGGCTTTTACTGTGTAACTTTGGTTAATCCAATCAGTGTTTTTAGTTGTGCCACTGCTTTCTTACACTTTGATGTCAGGAGCAAATAGGTTGAAAATTTGTTTGGAAATGCGCGCTAGGCACGTGACCAATGTCACAGCTTCGAGTACTATTAGCGACCTTTTTCCGCGCCAAAGCTGACCGTTAAATTTCCCCGTCAGCCGCCTTTGAAATGGCGTGAGAGCAGCTAAAATATACCCAAGTAACGTTGATATAACTCTATTGCGTCATTGTTATCCTGAGAAAGGAACTGGTGATGAGGCTTTGTACTTTTGTCATTCTGTTGCTTGTATATAAAAACGATTTATTAAATGAGGTAGTCGATTCATGACATTTGCTTTGGGCCAACGCTGGATTAGCGATACGGAAAGTGATCTAGGTTTAGGAACCGTGGTGGCATTGGATGCTCGTACAGTAACATTAATGTTTGCTGCATCAGAAGAGAACCGTGTATATGCCCGTAGCGATGCGCCCGTAACTCGAGTGATATTCAATGTTGGTGATGTCGTTGAAAGCCAGCAGGGTTGGTCGCTAAAAGTGGAGCAAGTGGTTGAAGAGCAAGGACTACTTTCATACGTTGGTCAACGTGAAGATAACGAAGAGGAAACGGTTCTGCGTGAAATCATGCTGAGCAACCAAATTCGTTTCAATAAGCCACAAGACAAGTTGTTTGCGGGGCAAATTGATCGCATGGACAACTTTGTCTTACGTTACCGAGCACTAAAAAACCAATATGAGCAACATAAGAGCCCAATGCGTGGTCTTTGCGGCATGCGTGCAGGTTTGATCCCTCATCAGCTTTATATTGCTCATGAAGTTGGTCGCCGTCACGCACCTCGCGTATTGCTAGCTGATGAAGTGGGTCTAGGTAAGACTATCGAAGCGGGTATGATTATCCATCAACAAGTGTTGGCGGGTCGTGCTGAGCGCATCCTTATTGTCGTACCTGAAACGCTCCAGCACCAATGGCTGGTGGAGATGATGCGTCGCTTCAACCTGCACTTCTCTATTTTTGATGAAGAACGCTGTATCGAAGCATTTGCTGAGTCAGATAACCCATTTGATACTCAGCAATATGTGTTGTGCTCACTCGATTTCTTACGTAAAAGCCGCAAGCGTTATGACCAAGCACTCGAAGGTGAATGGGATCTGCTGGTTGTCGATGAAGCGCACCACCTTGAGTGGAGCCAAGATAAACCGAGCCGCGAATACCAAGTAGTGGAAGGTTTAGCAGAGCGCACTCCGGGTGTTCTACTGCTAACCGCTACTCCAGAGCAATTGGGTCGTGAGAGTCACTTTGCCCGTCTGCGTCTGCTCGATTCAGACCGTTTCTACGATTACCAAGCATTTGTCAAAGAAGAAGAGCAATACGCACCTGTTGCCGACTCGGTAAGCATGCTGTTCTCTGGTCAGGCACTGCCTGATGAAGCGAAAAACCAAATTACTGAGTTGCTATCAGAACAAGACGTTGAGCCGTTGTTCCGCATTATTGAAAGCAACAGTGATGAGGCAGAAAAAGCTGCCGCGCGCCAAGAGCTGATTGACAATCTAATGGATCGCCATGGTACTGGTCGTGTGTTGTTCCGTAACACGCGTGCTGCGATCAAAGGTTTCCCAACCCGCAATGTTCATCTACTGCCAATGGCGATTCCTCAGCAATACACGACGTCAATGCGTGTTGCTGGCATGATCGGTGGCAAGATGAGTCCAGAAGCTCGTGCATTGAAAAATCTTTACCCAGAAGAGATCTTCCAAGAGTTTGAAGGAGAAGACTCAAGCTGGTGGCAGTTTGACTCGCGTGTTAACTGGCTATTAGAAAAAATCAAAGATAAGCGCAGTGACAAAATCTTGGTGATTGCATCGCGTGCCAGCACAGCACTGCAATTGGAGCAAGCACTGCGTGAGCGTGAAGGTATCCGTGCGACCGTATTCCATGAAGGAATGTCGATTCTTGAGCGTGATAAAGCGGCGGCTTACTTTGCTCAAGAAGAAGGCGG
This is a stretch of genomic DNA from Vibrio panuliri. It encodes these proteins:
- the djlA gene encoding co-chaperone DjlA, whose protein sequence is MHIFGKILGTFFGFLFGGLFGALFGLFLGHQFDKARRLSQAGFNSSPFSHGPSQAQKQDEFFKAAFAVMGHLAKAKGQVTPEEIQLASAMMDRMNLHGEQRKAAQDAFREGKSADFPLDSVLERVKISSGGRFDLLQFFLELQISAAFADGEIHPSERDLLHRVAQRLGFSAQQLEQRLRMQEAAFRFQRGGFGAHGGGQQQSGQWQQASSASQLSDAYKVLGVDEDADAKTVKRAHRKLMNEHHPDKLMAKGLPPEMMNVAKEKSQEIQNAYDLIKKVKGFK
- a CDS encoding RidA family protein — encoded protein: MTKVLHTESAPAAIGPYVQGVDLGNMVMTSGQIPVNPVTGEVSADIRLQARQSLENVKAVVEASGLGVADIVKMTVFVKDLNDFGAVNEVYGAFFDEHDVTHYPARSCVEVARLPKDVGIEIEAIAIRK
- the pyrI gene encoding aspartate carbamoyltransferase regulatory subunit; protein product: MAKETQLQVEAIKNGTVIDHIPAQVGIKVLKLFSMHKSKQRVTIGLNLPSSALGHKDLLKIENVFISEEQASKLALYAPHATVNQIENYQVVRKLALTLPERVNNVFACPNTNCITHGEPVESSFKVFEKNHDVRLKCKYCEKVFSREIVTER
- the pyrB gene encoding aspartate carbamoyltransferase, which produces MTNTLYNKHIISIPELSRTELELIVQTAGQLKAEPNPNLIKNKVVASCFFEPSTRTRLSFETAIQRIGGDVIGFDNAGNTSLANKGETLADSIQVISTYVDAFVMRHPREGAARLASEFSNGVPVINAGDGANQHPTQTLLDLYTISETQGRLDNINIAFVGDLKYGRTVHSLTQALAKFNNVRFFFVAPEALAMPDYICEELDEASIEYSLHTDMESVIPELDILYMTRVQKERFDESEYAHIKSAYILTASMLEEARSNLKVLHPLPRVDEITTDVDKTPHAYYFQQAENGVYARQALLALVLNQSL
- a CDS encoding ornithine carbamoyltransferase; this encodes MAFNLRNRNFVKLLDFTPKEIQFLLDLSADLKMAKYSGTEQPKLQGKNIALIFEKASTRTRCAFEVAAFDQGAQVSYIGPSGSQIGHKESMKDTARVLGRMYDGIEYRGFGQPIVEELAEHAGVPVWNGLTDEFHPTQILADFLTMLEHGQGKQLSEISFAYLGDARNNMGNSLMVGAAKMGMDIRLVAPQQFWPEQELVTTCQSIAKQTGAKITLTESVDEGVQGCDFLYTDVWVSMGEAPEAWDERVALMTPYQVNMDVIAKTGNPQVKFMHCLPAFHNDETSVGKEVAEKYGIQGLEVTEEVFESPYSIVFDEAENRMHTIKAVMVATLGN
- a CDS encoding PhoH family protein; the protein is MGDTDRKLFVLDTNILLHEPFAIFSFQEHDVVIPMTVLEELDRIKDSKRDVARDARVAIRALEALFKDATPDEISEGIPISRDKGSTGHIAILADFELQETIKAFADKAGDNRILNATLYLQNKRAPREVILVTKDINMRLRAKGAGVRFVEDYRSDQLIDDVQYLTKGFQQIEGDFWSNVDQVESKNLAGRTYHTLAREPFEPTYLNQYVIDDDSDFVGRVAQVDADSITLQDLSRERLMHRRAWDITPKNIYQAMALDALLDPDIDLVILTGAAGSGKTLLALAAALEQNIEKNMFDKIIVTRNTPDIGESIGFLPGSEEEKMLPWLAAVTDTLEALHKNDHCTEGSLKYICDKANIQFKSINFMRGRSIQNAFVLLDECQNLTASQIKTIITRCGEGTKIVCSGNLAQIDSHYLTPVTSGLTYMVERFKNFEGSANIHLNGVVRSRLAEYAEENL
- the rapA gene encoding RNA polymerase-associated protein RapA, which gives rise to MTFALGQRWISDTESDLGLGTVVALDARTVTLMFAASEENRVYARSDAPVTRVIFNVGDVVESQQGWSLKVEQVVEEQGLLSYVGQREDNEEETVLREIMLSNQIRFNKPQDKLFAGQIDRMDNFVLRYRALKNQYEQHKSPMRGLCGMRAGLIPHQLYIAHEVGRRHAPRVLLADEVGLGKTIEAGMIIHQQVLAGRAERILIVVPETLQHQWLVEMMRRFNLHFSIFDEERCIEAFAESDNPFDTQQYVLCSLDFLRKSRKRYDQALEGEWDLLVVDEAHHLEWSQDKPSREYQVVEGLAERTPGVLLLTATPEQLGRESHFARLRLLDSDRFYDYQAFVKEEEQYAPVADSVSMLFSGQALPDEAKNQITELLSEQDVEPLFRIIESNSDEAEKAAARQELIDNLMDRHGTGRVLFRNTRAAIKGFPTRNVHLLPMAIPQQYTTSMRVAGMIGGKMSPEARALKNLYPEEIFQEFEGEDSSWWQFDSRVNWLLEKIKDKRSDKILVIASRASTALQLEQALREREGIRATVFHEGMSILERDKAAAYFAQEEGGAQVLICSEIGSEGRNFQFANQLVMFDLPFNPDLLEQRIGRLDRIGQSRDIDVHVPYLEGTSQAILARWFDEGLNAFAETCPTGRAVYDRFSDRLIEILASGTSEGLDEVIEESAQMNKELKAQLEQGRDRLLEMHSNGGERAQEIVEKISATDGDTNLVTFALSLFDTIGLDQDDKGENALVVTPSGHMMVPSYPGLPYEGATITFDRDTALSREDMHFISWEHPMIQGGIDLLMSEGVGTAAVSLLKNKALPVGTMLLELVYKVDAQAPKRSGISRFLPQTPIRMMLDGKGNDLSEQVEFESFNRQLSPVGRHIAAKLVTSVQAQVHQLIGAGDKLVESKVEAIRVQAQQEMQVSLNGELERLQALKAVNPNIRDEEIEAIDAQIKELTGYISKAQFQLDSLRMIVVSHQ